The following nucleotide sequence is from Verrucomicrobiota bacterium.
AAACATCAAGGGCTGGACCAGCGTTCGCTACATGCCGAGGCTCGCTCAAACCACCGCGGCCAGCCTCCCCTTCGACTTTGACGAAATCCTGGCCACGATCGCGCCCCGCCGGGTCCACCTTTGTGCTCCCAAAGGGGATTCGAATTTCTTCTGGTGGAGCGTGGATCAAGTCGCCGGCCACGCGCAGCCGGTGTTTGACCTGTTGGGAAGCAAGAACGGCCTCAGTGTGGTTCACCCCGACTGCGGCCACCTCTTCCCTCCCGAGGAACGCGAGCGGGCTTATCGGATCATCGAGGAAGTTTTGGGCCCGGGCGCGGCGGGACGGTGATCCGTATGATCAGCAACCCCATCCTGCCGATCCTTCTCGCACTCTCGATTCCACTCGCCGCCCGGCCGGCTGAACCGCTCTCGGTGGGCGCTTCCCGCGTCGACATCACTCCAACCGAGCCCATCCGCCTCACCGGCTACGCGGTCCGGCAGAAACCCGCGGAGGGCGTGGATCAACCGCTCTGGGCCAAAGCACTCGCCATTCGCTCGGAAAAAGGGGAGATCTCGATCCTCGTCACGGTGGACAACTGCGGCGTCCCGGCCCCCATGACGGAGGAAGTGGCAGCCCGCCTCAGAGGTTCCCACGGGATTCCCCGGGAACGATTCACCATCTGTTCCTCGCATACGCACTCGGGGCCCTTGGTGAACGGTTTCGCCCCCAATATCTTCGCCCAAGATATCGCTGCGGATGATCAGGCCGCGATCGACCGCTACTCGGCGCGACTGGTTGACGAAATCGAAAAAGCCGCAAAGGAAGCCATTGCCAAGCTCAAGCGAGGTCATCTGCGCTGGGGACAAGGTCAAGCCGGGTTCGCCGCGAATCGCCGCACCCCAGGAGGTCCGGTGGATCACTCGGTCCAAGTGCTCGAAGCCCGCGAAGAAAACGGGGGAACGATCGCCATCCTCGCCAATTACGCGTGCCACTGCACCACCCTCGGCGGTGAATTCAACCGGCATCATGGCGACTGGGCCGGCCATGCCCAGGAAGCGATCGAGAAAGATTTTCCCGGGACGATCGCTCTGGTCGCCATCGGGTGCGGCGCAGACGCGAATCCGAATCCTCGCGGCGGAACCGACCATGGTCTCGCGCATGCGCTGGCCCACGGCCGCGCCTTGGCCCGCGAAGCAAGCCGCGTCCTGGCTTCCGCTGCCAAACCGCTGACCCAGGCACCTCAAGGTGTCTTCCGATCGATCCGCCTCCCTTATCAGAAACATTTTTCACAAGCCGAGTGGGAAAGCCGGGCCGAGCGTCCCGGCATCGTCGGCTATCACGCGCGAAAACATCTCGCCCGGCTCAAGCGCGGGGAAACGCTGCCCGATTCGCTCGAGTATCCAGTCCAAGCCTGGACCTTCGGCCACGAACTCGCCATGGTCTTCCTCGGGGGAGAAGTCGTGGTGGATTACGCGATCGGGTTGAAAGACGCCCTGGACGGACGGCGTCTCTGGATCAACGCTTATGCCAACGACGTTCCGTGTTACATTCCTTCCCGCCGGATATTGGCAGAAGGCGGTTACGAGGCGGAGGATTCCCTTTGGTATTACGATCGTCCAGCCCGGCTCGCACCCGCCACCGAAAGCCTCATCCTCCAAACGGTGCAATCGATACTCCCGGCGGCCTACGCGAATCCCCAGCCCACCAACGCGCTCACGCCGCCACGCTCCGTGTCCGAGGCACTTTCAACATTCACACTGCATTCCAATCTGGCCATCGAGTGCGTTGCCGCGGAACCACTCGTCGTCGATCCCGTAGCCATCGACTTCGGGCCGGACAGAAGGCTCTGGGTGGTCGAGATGCGCGACTATCCGTCCGGACTCCACAACCAGGGTGCCCCGGGTGGACGCGTCCGCTTCCTCCGCGATCGTGACGGCGATGGCCGATTCGATGATGCCCATACCTTTCTCGAATCCCTGCCCTTCCCCACCGGACTCATGGTCTGGCGCGACGGCGTGCTGATTGGAGCGGCTCCGGACGTTCTCTTTGCCCGTGACACCGATGGCGACGGCAAAGCGGACGACGTGAAAAAACTGTTTTCCGGATTTGCCACTCACAATTTTCAAGCGCGAGTCAATGGGTTTGCCGCCGGGTTGGATGGCTGGATCCATGGCTCCTCAGGATTGTTCGGCGGCTCCGTGACGAATTGGATGATGGCTTCCCACCCGGTGGTGGAGTGCCGCAACCGGGACTTTCTTTGGAATCCCGTCAGCGGCGAACTCCGCGCGGGCGCCGGCGTCAGCCAGCAAGGGCGCGTGCGCGACGATTTCGGAAACTGGTTCGGCAACGACAACAGCACGCTCCTGTGGCATTACCCTTTCACTTCGACGCAACTCACGCGCAATCCCCACCAGCAGCCTCCCCGCGACCGGGTGAACGTCGCCGCTCGCGAGAACCTGCATCAGTTGTTTCCCACCAGCCAAACCCTCGCCCGGTTCAACGACTTTCACCATGCCAACCGCGTCACCTCGGCGTGCGGGCCAGGTCTCTATCGCGACGACCTGCTGGGACCGGAATTCCAAGGCAATGCGTTCATCTGCGAACCCGTGCACAACTTGGTTCGGCGGCTCCGATTGGAGTCCGAGGGGATCACCTTCCGAGCCGGAAAGGCCCCGGAAGAATCCGAGCGCGAATTTTTGTCCTCGACCGACCATTGGTTTCGTCCCGTCCAAGCCCGCACCGGGCCGGATGGTGCACTCTGGATCGTCGATATGTACCGCCAAGTCATCGAGCATCCACGTTGGATTCCGCCAGACCGGCTCGCACGGGCCGATGTCAGAGCCGGGGACGATCGCGGTCGCATCTATCGCGTCCGCCCTCGCTCAGGCCCCCTCCGTCCCGTGCCCAATTTCTTGACCCTGACTCCCCAGGGTCTCGCCGAGGCCCTGGATTCCCCGAACGGCATCGTGCGGGACCTCGTGCAGCAACGACTCGAGCTGGGAGTCCAGTCTGCCTCCCTCCATCGCCGTCTGCGCCACCTCGCCCTTCGGTCCGAACATCCTGCCGTCCGCATCCAAGCCCTGGCCATGCTGAATAACGCTGGAAAAATGAACCGAATATTATGGAGGCTTGGACTGAACGATCCACACCCTGGAGTGCGTTATTCAACCCTTTCCATGGCGGAAAACCGCCTCGCGCAAGGATCCCAGGATTTGGCGTTCCTGTTGCGTGATTTGGTTCCATCGCTGCACGACAAGCATCCGAGCGTTCGCTTCCACGCCGCATTGGCCCTTGTCGCCACCGCCGACCAGAAAGTCGCTGGTATCCTCGCCCAACGGCTGGCCGAAGCGGGACCCTCGGACGAAATCCTGGCGGCCATCCCCACGGCCCTTCCCTCGTTGACACCCCGTTTGTTTCATTCGCTGTTGCCGCTCGCCTCGGCCAGCGCTGGCGTGCAGGCTGCCCTCGAAGCCATTCTCCCTGGGGTTGCCACCGTCCATTCTCCAGAGGCGCATCTCGCTGTCCTGGATCAACTCCTGCCCTCTCCTCCCGGCCATGCCGAGGATTGGCGCTGGCGGTGCGCGGCGGACTATCTCGCAGCCGTGTCGAAACAGCAGGCGATGCGCCCGGAAACACTTCGGTCCTGGCTCACCCCAGTCCAAGCCGAAGCCCGGCGTCTTGCGCTGGATCCGGCATCCGGCCTGCCTCGCCGCCTGGCAGCCATTCGGCTGCTGCGATTCAATCGATCCGAGTCGGTCGCACCCGCGGCGCTAGAGCCCCTGCTCCATGCAGAACAGCCGCCCGAGCTCCTCTCGGCAGTCCTTGAGACGCTCGGAGCTTCGGCTGATCCCGCTGCCACTCGCCTTCTCTTGGATGTGTTCCCCCGGCTCACGCCGGCTTATCGACGCCAGATCCTCGAACATGCCCTCACCAGGGCCGAATCAACGAAGGAACTCCTTCAGCGCCTGCGTTCCCGCCAACTTTCCATTCGCGAGCTTAGTGCCGAACATCGCGGACGGCTCGCCAGAATGAAGGACCCTGAGCTTTCCGCCCAGGCGCGCGAACTTCTCGATACCGCAAATTCGGACGAATCCAAGACGGCGCTCATCGCTCGATACGTTCAATCGAAACCTGCGCTCTCCGTGAATCACCGGCGAGGTCCCGAGCTCTTCACCCTTCATTGCGCGCCGTGCCATCGCTACCGCGGCGAAGGTGTGGAAGTCGGACCCGACCTCGAAACGCTGACCGATCGAAGCCGCGAGAGTCTGCTCACCGCGATTCTCCACCCCAACTCTGCCATCGATGATCGCTTTCGCGCCTACGAGGTCGCGACAAGGGACGGGCGCTCACTCCAGGGCATCCTGAGTTCTGAAACTGCCAACGGCATTTCCCTTGTGCAATCCGGCGGCGTCCGACTTCATCTGAACCGATCTGAGATCGCGCGCCTCGACGCCTCCGGCCTCTCCCTCATGCCCGAAGGCTTCGAGCAACTCCTCCCGCCCCCCGACATGGAAGCGCTCATTCAATTCTTGCGGGCCTCGACACACTCCGACGGCGAAAAACGGGCGCGCTTCGTGTCCGCAGGCAGCAGCCCCGTCCGCCTGCTCGTTCATGCTGAACGCGTGACTTATCGTTCCTGGATGGGGCCCCTACCCATGGCCTTGTGCCGACTTGATCCGGGACGCGGAAAGCTTTCCTGGACCTCGACCCCGTTGGCCGCAACCGGAGAGAGAGGCTCACGCCGGTTTCGCTTCGCGGTAGCCATGGGATTTCTATCTCAGCCTCCCGGCAGCTTCACGTTGATGGTGAATGGGCACGTCGCCGCCCGCTTCGAGGTCACTTTGAACAACGCCACTTGGAACAGCCCCGACGGGCGGCTGCAAACCCGATACGCGGTTCAAGAAATCACGGACCAGGACAGCTTTGGCATTCTCACCATGGACGTGGTCTCGGACATGATCCCCGACGAAGGCGAGACGCATTTCATGGTGGAGGCACAACCGGTGGAAAGCCAGCGGTGGTTCGGCATTTACCAAGTCGAGTAAGAATGCCGGGAACGCGGAGCCATCTAAAGTTCACCGTCGGCAAAATCGAGCCTGTCCTCAAATGAAGCGGCGAACCCTTCGTCCATTGCGGCCATCGAGGACGGCGCATCACCACCATGTTTACGTGGTCTTGCTCGATCCG
It contains:
- a CDS encoding c-type cytochrome, which encodes MISNPILPILLALSIPLAARPAEPLSVGASRVDITPTEPIRLTGYAVRQKPAEGVDQPLWAKALAIRSEKGEISILVTVDNCGVPAPMTEEVAARLRGSHGIPRERFTICSSHTHSGPLVNGFAPNIFAQDIAADDQAAIDRYSARLVDEIEKAAKEAIAKLKRGHLRWGQGQAGFAANRRTPGGPVDHSVQVLEAREENGGTIAILANYACHCTTLGGEFNRHHGDWAGHAQEAIEKDFPGTIALVAIGCGADANPNPRGGTDHGLAHALAHGRALAREASRVLASAAKPLTQAPQGVFRSIRLPYQKHFSQAEWESRAERPGIVGYHARKHLARLKRGETLPDSLEYPVQAWTFGHELAMVFLGGEVVVDYAIGLKDALDGRRLWINAYANDVPCYIPSRRILAEGGYEAEDSLWYYDRPARLAPATESLILQTVQSILPAAYANPQPTNALTPPRSVSEALSTFTLHSNLAIECVAAEPLVVDPVAIDFGPDRRLWVVEMRDYPSGLHNQGAPGGRVRFLRDRDGDGRFDDAHTFLESLPFPTGLMVWRDGVLIGAAPDVLFARDTDGDGKADDVKKLFSGFATHNFQARVNGFAAGLDGWIHGSSGLFGGSVTNWMMASHPVVECRNRDFLWNPVSGELRAGAGVSQQGRVRDDFGNWFGNDNSTLLWHYPFTSTQLTRNPHQQPPRDRVNVAARENLHQLFPTSQTLARFNDFHHANRVTSACGPGLYRDDLLGPEFQGNAFICEPVHNLVRRLRLESEGITFRAGKAPEESEREFLSSTDHWFRPVQARTGPDGALWIVDMYRQVIEHPRWIPPDRLARADVRAGDDRGRIYRVRPRSGPLRPVPNFLTLTPQGLAEALDSPNGIVRDLVQQRLELGVQSASLHRRLRHLALRSEHPAVRIQALAMLNNAGKMNRILWRLGLNDPHPGVRYSTLSMAENRLAQGSQDLAFLLRDLVPSLHDKHPSVRFHAALALVATADQKVAGILAQRLAEAGPSDEILAAIPTALPSLTPRLFHSLLPLASASAGVQAALEAILPGVATVHSPEAHLAVLDQLLPSPPGHAEDWRWRCAADYLAAVSKQQAMRPETLRSWLTPVQAEARRLALDPASGLPRRLAAIRLLRFNRSESVAPAALEPLLHAEQPPELLSAVLETLGASADPAATRLLLDVFPRLTPAYRRQILEHALTRAESTKELLQRLRSRQLSIRELSAEHRGRLARMKDPELSAQARELLDTANSDESKTALIARYVQSKPALSVNHRRGPELFTLHCAPCHRYRGEGVEVGPDLETLTDRSRESLLTAILHPNSAIDDRFRAYEVATRDGRSLQGILSSETANGISLVQSGGVRLHLNRSEIARLDASGLSLMPEGFEQLLPPPDMEALIQFLRASTHSDGEKRARFVSAGSSPVRLLVHAERVTYRSWMGPLPMALCRLDPGRGKLSWTSTPLAATGERGSRRFRFAVAMGFLSQPPGSFTLMVNGHVAARFEVTLNNATWNSPDGRLQTRYAVQEITDQDSFGILTMDVVSDMIPDEGETHFMVEAQPVESQRWFGIYQVE